In Panicum virgatum strain AP13 chromosome 5K, P.virgatum_v5, whole genome shotgun sequence, the genomic window atatatatatatatatatatatatgcatgctcGCTGTATTGCTCATTCGTATTTTTTTAGGATAAagcattattattttattaataCATTTTTATTAGTATTTTAACTCGAATTTGATATGATTAACTTCAGATAAAAAGTAAACTTTTTAATAGAGAGTTCATGTAGGGAACGAAATAATATATTAGTGGCTTTCAGGCTTTCCAGCACGCGCGCAGGCACTGGAGACTGGAACTGGAAGCGTCCACTACTAACTGTTCCTGAGAGTAGATTAATTCCTGCGCTGAAAACTAATAACAGATGGGTGTATCTGCAATATTCGAGAGACCTCTGTTGCTTCAAGATTATTATATTAGAACGAATTGAAGCAGCACGCATTATATTGAATATACAAAAGATTATTATAGAAGGATTATCGCGTACCCGGCAGTGGATGGTGTGAAAGATTTTGCGGCCGACGACGGAGAGGTTAGCGTTGATGATCTCGgcgccttcttcctccagcACGGTGACCACCTCGTGCAGCTTGAACGGCCGCTCCACGCTGCTGATGAGCACCACGTCCAGGCTCGACCCGTCATTGTAGTGCACAACCTCCACCACCGGTGCCTCCgcggcctcctcggcggcgtcTTCTTCcgacctcgcgccgccgctggctgctgtcgccgccgccgatgttGAGGCGACgctacctcctcctcctcctcctccgccgctggTGTCAGCGGCCATGAGCTGCGCAGAGCTCCTCTTCTGCTGCAGCTCGTCTACCCTTTCCTTGAGCTTCTTGATGTACGCCGCCGCTTCGTCCAAGCTACCCAGCTGGGTCATAGCGTCCTGTAGTTATCAATTCATCATACACGCGCACACAATTAATAGCACTATCTATATGCAGGTTGCATTGTGTCTCAATCTTCTGAATGAAACGTATTTTAAATACTTCTTTTGCGTACCAAAAGCACAAcaatagaaaggaaaatagtGCTACACGACATGCATGTATAGCTAGAAAACAAATTTGTCGGTTGCGAGAACAGCTTACAATAATAGTATTTCATGTGGCTAGAGAAGTACTTGATGTGTGTAACTAGAGTCAGAAATAGGTCTATCAACAAGCTCAACAAAGAACAATTCTAGTAAGAACCACTTGACACTTAGCATCACTGACCAATTGCTCAAAACAAAAGAACTTAAATACAGTTACACTTCAGTATGAATAGTAAAACTGATGAATAGAAAAATACTGGTCAGAAAGAAGTCGTCATTAGTCGATCGTCAGTGGTGGCCACCACACTCACCCTGGAGTAATCTTCTTTGGGGATGAGGGAGGCGAGCGTGGCGCAGAGGCTCTTCATTTGCTGCCGCCTCTTCCTCTCGATCTCCTTCCTCTCCACCGCCGTTGTGCCGCTGCTGTTGCTCCGCATGCTGCTTCTCTTACCTGCCGTTGCAGTatcgctgctgctcctgctcttCTTGCCGGCGCCCATCTCCATCGATAGATCCCTTCCAAACCCTCTCAATCTCACTGTCTCAGCCTCTCTCGCTCTAGATCTGTGCCAGGGCATGCACCACTGAGATGAGAGCTAAGGAGAGGCGAAAGTGGCCACTCTTGGTCTCAAAATTAAAAGCCGGAAAATTAAACTGGCACATGCATGCAGAGAGGCAGGTCGATCAATGCAACTGTTCGGAATGGAGCAGGATGCAGGCATATATAAAGCATGAGTTGTGACATACATGTATGAACATATGGGGACACATATGGACGTAGACACAACAGCTGCCAGAAAAATTGGAGGAGGACGAACAAGTGGCCGAGCTAAGCTAGCTGAACTAATGGTGGTGCAGACGGATAAGGACTTAAGGAGGAGCCAGATATATAGCCGGCCTATAGAGAGCAACTGCGCCAATCAGCCATAGAACAATATATTAacgaagtgtgtgtgtgtgtgtgtgtgtgtgtgtgtgttgtatGCTCCATCTTTTAGCcttggctatatatatatggacAGGGCACTGCTGTAGACATATTGAGAGACGGGCGGATCCAGATCTGATCAAATGCAAAAAGGGAGTGTTGCATTGAGACTAGCTATTGAACTTATTAGACTAATAACTTCATGTTTTGTGTGCAAAATTCAAGATTAAAAGGCTAATTTTCCATGGACATGTACATGGGCTCAGCACCCCCTGCATATCTGCCCCTTTTTGAAAGAATTATGCATGTATATATAGGGCTCTGCCCCTGTTTGAAAGAATTATGCATGTTTTTTCCGTATGAATTCTAATGAGAGCTAGCGGCACTACAAGGggttaattcaaagagaagtgCAAATGGTAACCATAGACACATAAGTGGACTGCAATTTATAACCATAACAGGGAAAAGGGTAATTGCAGCTAGTTAGCGTCTCTGTTTGGGCATGGACACCGAAAATTGGCCGGCTTGCGTAGCGCCGGTGACGCAAGCCAGCGTGACGTACAACGCCGGCCATCAGCTGTACGTAGCAATGATAGATAGATAAAGCTGTCTTTTGCATACACGCACGCAGCTGATGGAATTGCCTGTGGTCGCAGCCGCGCGCTGCGATGCGAGAGCGTCAGGCTCATGGCCATATCCTCCTCCATCTGCCTTGCCTCGCTCGCTAGGTAGGCGGCGATCTCTTCGGCGTGGGTCGCGGTCCAGATCAGTCCACTCGATCGACGACAGACACCTCACGCATGCACCACCCAGACGCATGCGAGCGCACCAAGCGACCTCTGCTCTGCCCGCCGCGCGCGTCAGCATGCGACCGGCGGGCGGGCAGCgcaacattttttttctgtaatcttactaatttactaatttgaagtactaaatgaagtctatttacaaaacttttttgcacagatggattgtaaatcgcgagatgaatctaatgatactaattaattcataattaattaataattagtagataattactgtagcatcactgttgcaaatcatagattaagtaggctcattagattcgtcttgtgatttacagcccatctatgaaattttttttaaaaatagactttatttagtactccatgcatgtatcgaaacattcgatgtgacggttttttttgcgtttacggggtttatgaggtgggaactaaacaggtcATAGATAGATACAGAGTACATAGAGAGAGAAATCTTTCTATCTAGCTGGCCGAATGTGCTGTGCACAGTGTACGTCATGATGAGACACTCGTGAGGATGTAAGAGAAGTATTATGGGCGGTGGAGAGCTGATGTAGAATCTACGTGgataaaaagaaagatgaagGTGGACGTCTTGCTACGCGCCCGTTCAAGCCGGTTAAGAGCTCCTCCGTGCGCTGTGATTGGGTGAACCAGCGGGCCCCACGACCATTATGCCATGTGTCGCAGCCGGCCATCGGCGCAGCTATAAGCCATGCTCTAAGGTCTCAAGTCCCTGGTGCTTACTTCCTCCATCCAAATTATCCTTACATTTGACTTTTTCTTTTACCTCAAGTTGAACCGTTGTCTTATTCAAAATATTTGAGCAAATATAGCTGAATTTAAGTCATCCTCTTGAAGAATTTGTATTGAAGCGAGACACCgtaaaagaagtgatattttgcataaaattttgaataagacgagtgattAAACTTAGgataaaaaaagtcaaacggtctataatttgaaatggataGAGTAATATCGTATACGTACTAGATGAGCTGGGACGCTGAATGTTGTTGACTGTAAAGATTGATGCAGGCCTTCTTGCCTCACGAGTTTGAAACTCAAGATATAGAAATTTAATTTCTCAAGAACCAA contains:
- the LOC120706250 gene encoding transcription factor bHLH162-like isoform X3, with amino-acid sequence MPWHRSRAREAETVRLRGFGRDLSMEMGAGKKSRSSSDTATAGKRSSMRSNSSGTTAVERKEIERKRRQQMKSLCATLASLIPKEDYSRDAMTQLGSLDEAAAYIKKLKERVDELQQKRSSAQLMAADTSGGGGGGGGSVASTSAAATAASGGARSEEDAAEEAAEAPVVEVVHYNDGSSLDVVLISSVERPFKLHEVVTVLEEEGAEIINANLSVVGRKIFHTIHCRAFSPRIGIEVSRVSERLRALV
- the LOC120706250 gene encoding uncharacterized protein LOC120706250 isoform X1, with the translated sequence MPWHRSRAREAETVRLRGFGRDLSMEMGAGKKSRSSSDTATAGKRSSMRSNSSGTTAVERKEIERKRRQQMKSLCATLASLIPKEDYSRDAMTQLGSLDEAAAYIKKLKERVDELQQKRSSAQLMAADTSGGGGGGGGSVASTSAAATAASGGARSEEDAAEEAAEAPVVEVVHYNDGSSLDVVLISSVERPFKLHEVVTVLEEEGAEIINANLSVVGRKIFHTIHCRVRDNPSIIIFCIFNIMRAASIRSNIIILKQQRSLEYCRYTHLLLVFSAGINLLSGTVSSGRFQFQSPVPARVLESLKATNILFRSLHELSIKKFTFYLKLIISNSS
- the LOC120706250 gene encoding transcription factor bHLH162-like isoform X2, which gives rise to MEMGAGKKSRSSSDTATAGKRSSMRSNSSGTTAVERKEIERKRRQQMKSLCATLASLIPKEDYSRDAMTQLGSLDEAAAYIKKLKERVDELQQKRSSAQLMAADTSGGGGGGGGSVASTSAAATAASGGARSEEDAAEEAAEAPVVEVVHYNDGSSLDVVLISSVERPFKLHEVVTVLEEEGAEIINANLSVVGRKIFHTIHCRVRDNPSIIIFCIFNIMRAASIRSNIIILKQQRSLEYCRYTHLLLVFSAGINLLSGTVSSGRFQFQSPVPARVLESLKATNILFRSLHELSIKKFTFYLKLIISNSS